One window of the Methanofollis sp. genome contains the following:
- a CDS encoding PEGA domain-containing protein, with product ENVPVGEHTITVKKSGYLDASTTVTVVDRETATVSLTLLEPSGSITVTSSPDGARIILDGTDTGEMTNATLTRISPGEHTIALNLEGYLDAEETVTVAVGETSTVHVALSRAAITLRPGWNFVSTPKTLAGGQDTIAIFDDVDTAGHSVLLYNGTSRWEAMSSQESFQPLDGVWIFANGTYTIPLSFAGGSVSTPPTKDLDRGWNAIGFSDTVPEPAVTTLRSVEKNWATLFAFDAKAQAYDVSIIRGAMGRHGDDRPMNPMQGYWLYMDSPDTLCAIGA from the coding sequence GAGAACGTCCCGGTCGGCGAACACACGATCACCGTGAAGAAATCCGGCTACCTGGATGCCTCGACGACCGTGACCGTCGTCGATAGAGAGACAGCGACCGTCTCCCTCACCCTCCTCGAACCCTCCGGAAGCATCACGGTCACCTCCTCCCCTGACGGCGCCCGCATCATCCTCGACGGTACCGACACCGGCGAAATGACGAACGCCACCCTCACCCGCATCTCGCCGGGCGAGCACACAATCGCCCTGAACCTTGAGGGCTACCTCGATGCCGAGGAGACGGTGACCGTCGCCGTCGGCGAGACCTCGACGGTCCACGTCGCCCTCAGCAGGGCCGCGATCACCCTCCGGCCCGGCTGGAACTTCGTCTCGACGCCGAAGACCCTCGCCGGCGGTCAGGACACCATCGCCATCTTCGACGACGTGGACACCGCGGGCCACTCCGTCCTGCTGTACAACGGTACCAGCCGGTGGGAGGCGATGAGTTCACAGGAATCGTTCCAGCCCCTCGACGGCGTCTGGATCTTCGCAAACGGCACGTACACGATCCCCCTCTCCTTCGCCGGCGGATCGGTCTCCACCCCCCCGACGAAAGACCTCGACAGAGGCTGGAACGCCATCGGGTTCTCCGACACCGTCCCCGAACCCGCGGTCACCACCCTCAGGTCGGTCGAAAAGAACTGGGCGACCCTCTTTGCGTTCGACGCAAAGGCACAGGCCTACGACGTCTCCATCATCCGCGGCGCAATGGGCCGCCACGGCGACGACCGCCCCATGA